The DNA region CGCCAGTGCACGAGCCGAGGCGCGACGCACGTCGCGCGTCTGCCAATGGTCGTCGGCCGCGGCTCGATAGCAGGCCACGGCGGCCTCGTTCCAGCCGCCGCGCTCGTACAGCGCGCCCAGGCCGAAGGCGGTCGCGCCCGCCGGGGGTGACTCACGCCCGTCGCGCACGAGTCGCTGCGCGTGGGCCGTGAGTGCGGCCAGCGACAGCAGGTCGAGCCGGTTGTGCAGCAGCACGGGCTCGAGCAGCGCCGCCGGGCCGCCCCTGACGAACTGGAAGTACCGGGCCGGGATCTCGAAGCCTCCCACGTCGCCGACCCGCCCGACGCCGAGCACCGATTCCTCGAGGTGCGTGAGGCGGCACGAACGGTCGCCCTCCTCCGAGGCGCGCCACAGGCGACGCGCGGCGTGCAGCATGTCGAGGTGCGGGATGTCGCACACCACCTGCGGCACGCGCTGCATCTCGCCGCGCAGTTCCATGACCGGCACGTCGAACGTGCGGCCGTTGTAGGTCACCAGCACCGCGTCGTCGCGCAGGTACGCGTTCAGGGCGTGCAGCAGCGCGCGCTCGGCGGCGTAGGACGGCAACAGGAACTGCGTGGTGCGGAAGCCGTCCGGCGTCCACTCCCCGACGCCGGCCAGGAACGCCAGCATGCCGGCGCCGCCCGAGAGTCCGGTGGTCTCGAGGTCGAAGTACACCAGGCGCGAGCGGTCGCCGAGGGGGCGACCGGCGAGCAACGTCAGGGTCTCGTCGTTGCAGACCTCGCCGCAGGCCTCGACGCGCAGCCGTCCGTGGCTGCGATCGGCCTCGTGGAGGTGCTCCACGACGATGGTCGGGCCGTGCGCCGTCTCGACGAGACGCGCACCGTCGAGGCCGACGTCGGGGCCGTCAGGATGGGCGAGCCGCGGATCGACGGGCAGGCCATCGTCGTCGACGGGGGCGTAGGTGAGCTCGCGCACCGGCGCCGGGCTCGCCGCGCTGCCCGCCACGTGCCCGCGGGCGATCTCGCGCAGCCGTGAGAGCGAGGAGGACGCCATCGCGTGCTAGAACGGCACCTCGTCGGCAGCCGGGCCTGCCGAGGGTGACTGCAGCCGCGCGAGGAGGTCGAGCGCGACGCGCTTGGCGCGCGGGCCGATGTCGCCGACGGGGCCGACGCACGACGGGCAGCCGACCTCGCAGGGGCAGCTGGCGATCAGCTGCTGCGCCTGCGCCAGCAGCGCGTCGTGCATGCGGAACAGCGGCGCGCTGAAGCCGATCCCCCCGGGATAGTTGTCGTAGAGGAAGACGTGGGCGTCGGCGTCTCCGGTGGCCGGCGCCGAGGGCCGTCCGCCCACGCCGGCCTCGCCGGTGCCGGTGTCGATCGAGACACCGATGTCGCGCTGGTCGCACATCAGCAGCAACTGGGCGATGGACTTCATCGCGTGCGCCAGGCCGGCCACGCCGTCGCGGCGGTCGTCGGGCGCCCACGGCATCTCGAGCAGCACCGCGCGCGGCACGGTGAGCCAGTACGACGTGGTGTGCATCTGCTGCTCGGGCAGGTCGAGGTCGCCCGACCCGACGTTCTCGTTGGTGTAGAAGCGGATCTTCTTGAACCCGACGACGCGCGAGACGACGTGCACGTCGCCGTGCGATCGGCCGGCGCGATTGGGCTGCGGCAGGAGTGCGTCGCTGGCATCGGCGGCGGCCGGCGAGCCCGCTGCGGCCGGATCGCCCTCGCTGCCGCCCTCGGCCAGGGCCTGCTCGCTGCCGACCGCCGACTGCGGGCTGCCGCCCGTGATCTCGCCGAGGCTGGTCTCGGCCTCTTCGAGCACGTTGACCTTCGTGTAGGTGATCGCGTCGGTGTAGTAGTCGCACTCGACGCTGCGCACGTACGCCTTGCGTCCTTCGATGTCGAGCTTCTCGACCTGGAACAGCGCGCCTTCGAGGATGTAGATCGCCTTCTCGTGCAGCGTCGAGAGCGCGCTGGTGTAGTCGGTCTCGCCGATCACGCGCGAGCCTTCCGTGATGTCGACGATCACGAAGTTGTCCGAGGTGATGGCGCGCAGGCTGATGGCGTCGGCGGGATAGGACTCGTGGGTCCAGTTCCACTGACCGTCGGCCAGGTGCACGAACCCCTCCTCGCCCAGCACCTGGAGCACCTCGTCGGTGCTCACGGTGGTGCGGCCGAAGCGCTCGCCGTCCTGGAACGGCAGCTCGAACGCCGCGCACTTGACGTGGTTGAGCAGCACGTGGAGGTTCTCGGGGTTGATCAGCGCGTGCTCGGGCGAGGCGTCGAAGAAGTACGTCGGGTGGCGCACGATGAACTGGTCGAGCGGCGCGCTCGAGGCCACCATCACCGCCGCCGACCGTCCGGAGCGCCGGCCGGCGCGGCCGGCCCGCTGCCACGTGGACGCGATCGTCCCGGGATAGCCCGCCATCACGCACACGTCGAGGGCGCCGATGTCGATGCCGAGCTCGAGGGCGTTGGTGGACACGACCGCGCGCACGTCGCCCTCGCGGAGCCCGCGCTCGATCTCGCGCCGGCGCAGCGGCAGGTAGCCGCCGCGATAGCCACGCACCGCCTCGGTCGCGCCGGGCGGTCCCTGGAACGCATCCTTGAGGTACGTGGTGAGGATCTCGGTGGCCAGGCGGCTCTGCGCGAAGACGATCAACTGCAGGTTGCGCCGCAGGAACTCCAGCGCCACCCGCCGCGCCTCGGAGAGGTACGACCGCCGGATGCCGAGCGCCTGGTTCACCACCGGTGGGTTGAGCAGGACGAAGAACTTCTCGCCGCGTGGCGCGCCGCTCTCCGACACGAGTTCGAACGGCTGCTCGGTGAGTTGCTCGGCCAGCGCCTTGGGGTTGGCGATCGTCGCCGACGTGCAGATGAACGTCGGGTTCGAGCCGTAGTGCCGGCAGATCCGCTGGAGCCGCCGCAGCACGTTGGCCAGGTGGCTGCCGAACACGCCCCGATAGGCGTGCAGTTCGTCGACGACGATGTAGCGCAGGTTCTCGAACAGGCGCGCCCATCGGGGATGGTGCGGGAGCACGCCGGCGTGCAGCATGTCGGGATTGCTGAGGACGACGTTGGCGCGGGCGCGGATGGCGCGACGCGCGTCGGCCGGCGTGTCGCCGTCATAGGTGAAGACGCCGATGTCGCGCTGCGCGGCCGCCCCGACGATCTGCGCCAGGCCCTGCAACTCGGCGAGCTGGTCCTGGGCCAGGGCCTTGGTCGGGAACAGGTACAGGGCCCGCGCACCCGGCTCGCGCAGCACGGTGCTGAGGACCGCGCCGTTGTAGCAGAGGGTCTTGCCGGAGGCGGTCGGCGTGACCACCACCACGTGCCGGCCCGCCAGCGCGTGGCCCATGGCCTCGGCCTGGTGCGTGTAGGGCTCATCGATGCCGCGCGCCGCGAGGGCCTCGATCAACGCCGGGGCGACGCCCTCGGGCCAGGGCGCGTATCGCGCCGGCTGCGCCGGGATGTGCCGGACCGCGGTCACGACCTTGTCGCCGCCCACCTGCACGTGTGTGCCGGGGGTCGACTCGGCCGGCAGTGTCGGCGCGACGCGGGTGTCGGGCGCGAGGTGGCCGAGGGCCTCCTGCAGCGCCTGATCCTTGTTCCCGGAGAGGCGCGCCAGCGTGCCTGACATGGTTCGTCGATGCTACGCCGCCGGGCGGGGGCGATCAAGAGACGAAACGGCAGCGGCCGAGGGGTTCATGTCGACGCGCCGGCTGCCGAACGTAAAGATCATCAAGGGGTTGTTAAGAATGTTAGGCCGTCGTGCTAGCATTCCCAACCTCAACCTCTCGTCGTGCCGGCACGCTCCACATCCCTCCTGTGGCTCGCCCTCTGCTGCGGTCTGGCGGTGGCCTTCTCGTGGCCACTGCCCCTGCATCTGGGCACCCATCTCACCGGTGCCCCCTCTGGCGACACGGGGGTCTACGTCTGGAACCTGTGGGTGTTCCGGCACGAGGTCCTGCAGCAACACCTCCCGTTGCAGACGGGCACGGTGCTCTCGCTGGCGCCGCCTGTCGATCTCACGCTGCACAACTACACGCTGTTCATGGACGCGCTGGCCTTCCCGTTGATCGGGACGCTGGGCCTGATCAGGACCTTCAATCTCGTCTACCTCGCGATGATGGCGCTGAGTGCCTGGGCGATGGCGCGCCTGGCCTACACACTCTGCGGTCGATCCTGGGAGGCGTGGCTGGCTGGCGTGGCGTTCGGGTTCTCGCCCGTCATGCTGGCCCGGAGCACGGGCCACTTCTCGCTGGTCGCCGCCGCGCCGCTGCCGCTGATGCTGCTCGTGCTCGTCAGGGGCGAGGGCAAGGGACGGCCGCGCGATGCCGTGGCTCTGGGGGCGCTGCTGGCCTGGGCGGCCTTCTGCGACATCTACTACGCGGTGTACGGCGCGCTGCTGGTGGGCGCCTACGTCCTGGCGGCGGCGATCACGATCTCGCGGGCGCCGTACGACAGCCGTCTCGCGTTCGCCCAGCGCGTGTCGAGGGGCCTGGTGCTCGTCGCCGCGACGTTCGTGCTGCTGGTGGCCGTGCACGGCGGGTTGGTCGAGATCGCCGGGCTGCGCATCAGCATGCGTTCGCTCTACACACCCATGCTCGTGCTGACCGTGCTGGCCATCGTGGCGGCGCTGCTGCGTTGGCGACCGCGCATCGAATGGCGCTACCGGTTCGTGTCGCAGCACCCCTGGCTGGCGGCGCTGATGGTCGTGACGGCCGCCGTGCTGCTCTCGCCCGTCCTGGTGGCGTACGGCGGGCGGCTGTTGTCGGGCGAGTCCGCCAGCCCTGACATCTATTGGCGCAGCAGCCCACCTGGCGTGGACCTGCTCGCGTTCGTGATGCCGAACCCGAGTTCGGCGCTGTTCGGCGCGCCCTTCAAGGCCTGGATCGAGGCGCAGCGCGTCGACGGGTTCGCCGAGCTCACGGGGGCGATGCCCCTGGTGGCCCTCGGTTGCATCGCTCTGGCCGCCGCGCTCGGTTGGCGTCCGGAGCGACGACGATGGCTCGGCTTCACGGCCTTCTTCGCGCTGCTGTCGCTCGGGCCGTTCGTGCACGTCGGCGGCATCAACACCTACATCCCCGGCCCGTGGGCGCTGCTCCGCTACGTGCCGATCGTGGGCCTGGCACGGTCGCCGTCACGCTTCGTGGTGCTGGTCTCGCTGTTGGTGGCGGTGCTCTTCGCGCTCGCGCTGACGGCGCTCACCACGCGGTGGCCGGCACGGCGCCGCCTGCTGCTCGGCGTGGTCACCGCGCTGCTGCTGTTCGAGTTGTCGCCGGTGCCGCGCACGCTGTATTCGGCGGCGATTCCCTCGGTGTTCACGACCATCGCGGCCGACCCGCAGACCGACATCCGCGTGCTCTCGCTGCCGTTCGGCCTCCGCGACGGCACCTCGTCGCTCGGCAACTTCAATCCCCTGACGCAGTACTACCAGACCGCGCACGGCAAGCGGCTGGTGGGCGGGTACCTGTCGCGCCTCACACCGCAGCAGAAGGAATGGCACCGGCGCTTCCCGGTGCTCGATGCCCTGTTCACGCTCAGCGCCGACCCCGCGGCGCGACTGACCGAGCAGCAGCGGTCGCTGGCGTACGCCGCGCGCGACCGTTTCCTCGGCGGGCTGCGCCTCGCCTACGTGGTGACCGAGGACGCGCAGACGACGCCGGCACTCCGCGCCTTCGCCGAGGACCTGTTGCGACTCGAGAAGGTGATGTCGGCAGACGGCTTCACGCTGTACGTGCCGAAGGCGCCGGCCGGCCCCGCCTCCACACCCGCACGCTAGCTAGCGAGTCCGCTCCGGGGGCGGCCCGTCCGGGGCCGCCTCGACCCGGTGCCCACGCGCGACCCGCGCGGCGTACCCCGACAGGCCGATCACGCCGACGATGTTCGGGAAGATCTGGAGCGCGTTCATCAGATCGCCCCACGCCCACACGACCTCGACGCGGCTCATCGCCCCGAACGGGATCAGCACGCAGTAGATCCACCGATACCAGTGCGCCACGGGTCGGTCGAGCAGGTACTCGAAGAACTGCTCGCCGTAGAAGGCCCACCCGATCAGCGTCGTGTACCCGAAGAGGAACGCGCACAGGGCGACCACGTATCCGCCGACACCTGGCATCGCCGCCTCGAAGGCCGACGCGACCGCCGCCGAACTCGTGAGCCCGGACTGCCACGCGCCCGTCAGCAGGATCGTCATGGCGCTGATCGTCGAGGTGACGAACGAGACGATGGCCACCTCCATCACCGCCTGCAACCCCTGCTGCTCCGGCCGCCGGCTGCGCGCGGTGCCGTAGGCGACCGACGCCGTTCCGTAGCCGGCCTCGTTGGCGTACATCCCGCGCGCCAGGCCGTACCGCATGGCGACGACGATGCCCAGCGCGCCACCGGCCGTCGCCTTGAGCGAGAAGGCCTCGCGGAAGACCAGCGCGAGCACGGCGGGGATGTTGCCGGCAAACATGACGATGACGATGAGGCCGCCGCCGAGGTACAGGCCGACCTTCAGGGGCGCGAGCTTCTCGGCGGCCTTGCCGATGCTGCCGATGCCGCCGACGATCACCAGCCACACGAGCAGGCCGACGGCGACACCCGAGGCCCACGTCGGGATGGCGAGCTGGCTCTGGAGGACGACGGCGATCGAGTTGGGCTGCGTGAACGGCGTGGTGGTGATGGCGGCGACGCCGGCGACCAGCGCGTAGGTGGACGCCAGCCACGGCTGCTTCAGTCCGTCGCGCAGCGCGTACATCGGCCCGGATCGGATGGTCGTGCCCGACGCCTCCCGCCAGGTCACGCCGAGCACCGCCTCGGTGAACTTGATCGTCGTCGCGACGAACCCGTAGGCCCAGATCCAGAACAGCGCCCCTGGCCCGCCCGAGACGATCGCCGTGGCGACGCCGGCGATGTTGCCGGTGCCGATGGTGCCCGACAGCGCGGTCATGAACGCCTGGAACGGCGACAGGGCGCCCGCCGCGCCACTCTCGGCGCTTGACAGCATGGCCCTGAAGGCCTCCCCGACGCGGCGCACCTGCACGAACCGGTAGCGGATGGTGAGGAACAGGCCCGTGCCGAAGAGCAGCAGGAGCAGCCAGGGCACGAACAGCGCGTCGGCGGCGCGCTGGATCAGGTCCGCGAGGGTGGTGAGCATGACGGGGGTACAGCTTAATGCCGCGATGCCGAATGCCGGCAATGCCGGCATGGCTCATGAGTCACCAACAGCGCAAGGGAGAAGGAGAAAGGCCAGGAGGCAACCCGCTTGGCTTACCGACTCCCGAGCCCCGATTCCCGATTCCCGACTCCCGACTCCCGACTCCCGACTCCCGACCCTAGATGTTGCTCCGGCTCTGGCACCCGTCGACGGTGATGCAGGCGCCACTGATCCAGGAGGCGCGGCGCGAGGCGAGGAACGCGACCACGTCGCCCACTTCGTCGGCGCGACCGAAGCGCCCGAAGGGCAGGTCGGTCTCGATGAAGCGCGCGATCCCCACGGGGTCGGCCTGCTGGCGTTGGTGCCACGAGCCGCCCTCGAAGAGGATGGAACCGGGTGCCACCGAGTTGACGCGGATGTTGGACGGCGCCAGCTGCTGGGCGAGCGCCTTGCCGAGGCTGATCTCGGCCGCCTTGACCGCGTTGTAGGTCATGCGGCCGCCCGACTCGCGTCCCCAGATCGAGGCGATGAGCAGGATCACCCCGCCGCCGCGCGCCTGCATGTGCGGCACCACGAGGCGGGACGCCCGGATGGCCGGGTAGAGCGTCTGGTCGAACGCCTGCTGCCACACCTCGTCCGGGGTGTCGAGCAGCCCGCCGCCCTTGCCCAGTCCGACGTTGTTGACCAGCACGTCGACGCCGCCGAAGCGGCCGGCGGTTGCCTCGACGAGGCGCTGCAGATCGTCGGCCTTCGACACGTCAGCCTGCACGGCCAGCACGTGCTCGTCGGTGCCGGCCACCGCCGCCAGTTCCCGCGCGGCTGCGTCGAGCGTGTCCCGGGTGCGCCCGCAGATCACGACGCGAGCGCCCTCGGCGGCCAGCGCGCGTGCCGAGGCGAGGCCGAGTCCCTTGCTGCCGCCGGTGACGATGGCCACCTGGCCGGCCAGTCCGAGATCCATCAGCGGGGTCCCCCGTCGGTGAGGTCGTTGAGCCGCCAGTCATACGACGAGTAGGCGAGCGTGAACGTGTTACGGGTGAGGCCGCGACGCTCGGTGGGCAGCACGTGCGGCACCACCATCTGGAGCACCGCCAGTTCGAGCGGGCTGCGGCGGGAGAAGGTCGCCGCGTCGCCCGTCCAGGCCCTGGTGAACTCGGCCTGTCGCCAGCCGAAGATCGGCGAGATCTCGATGCGGTCGGAGCCCGGATCGTAGCGGAAGCATTCGTTGCGCTGGACGCACTCGGCGGCCACGGCGCCGAGCTGGTCCTCGAGGCGCCGCGCGGTGAACGCCTCGCTGCGCAGGCGCCCGCCCCCGAGCGAGCCGCGCCCGAGCGCGAAGTACATCCGCGGGTCGTCGAAGGTCGGCAGGACCTGCTTCTCGATGTCCTCGAGCGACAGCAGGCGCCCACCGACGCGATGCCGCCTGGCCGTGAAGGCGCCAGGCACGTGCATGATGCTGTCGGGCGGGTACTGGGCGGCGCTGCCCTTGATCGGATACGCGTTGACGACCGTGCGCAGCACGAGCGCGTTGTAGGCGTTCAGCCAGAAGGCGGCGCGCTCGGCCTTCGACCAGCCCTCGAAGGCGGCCTGCGGCACGTCGAGATTGCTCACGTACCCGTCGAGGCGGCCACGCTCGGCGCGCAGCGCCCGGTAGTAGACCAGGCCCTCGCGCACGTAGGTGTCGAGGATCACGTCCAGGGAGGCATGCATGCCCACGTCCGGAGGCGTCACGGTCTGGGCCGCCGCCGGCGCCCACGCCCGAGGGAGCAGGGTCCCTGCGAGCGCGATCGCGACGACGGCGAGGTGGAACAGGCGAGGGCGGGAAGAAGTGCTGGGCATCGATTGACAGTCGGTCTTCGGCGTTCGGCGCGCAGGCGGTGGCTCCACCGCGCCTGCCCACCGAGACGCGTCACGCATCACGCGTGGAGCGTTCGGGCGGTCCACGCCTCGAGTCTCGGTCTCCTATAGCGTACTCGCCCCTCGTCGGAGTGTCGCCAGCCAACGCTGGAGCGCCCCATTGAACGCCGCCGGGTGCTCCACGTTGCTCAGGTGCCCGGCGCGCGGGATCTCCACCAGCGTGGCGCCGGCGATGCCGTCGGCGATGACCCGCGCCACCGCGGGCGGCGTGAGCACGTCCTCGGCGCCGACGAGCACGAGCGTCGGCACGGCGATCGTCGCGAGCGTCGGCCGGCTGTCGGGTCGCGTGCGCAGCGCTTCCAGCGCATCGGCCACGGCGCTGCCCGGCGTCTCGGTGGCCCAGCGGCGTACCTCGTGCGCGAGGTGAGGCTCGTCGGTCTGCGTGGTGGCGCCGAGCAGGCCGGGCAGCATCGCGTCGATGACGGCGCCGGTGCCCGACGTCCGGGCCAGCCCCTGCATCGCCACTCGCCTGGCACGCGCCTCGTCGCTGTCGGCGTCGGCCCTGGTGTCGGCCAGCACGAGGCCGCGAATGGCCGCAGGGTGCCGGCGCCAGCACTCGAAGGCGACGTATCCACCCATCGAGAGGCCGGCGAGGACCACCGGCCCCGCGTCGAGCGAGGCGATCAGCGCGAGCACGTCGGCGGCGTGATCGCCCACCGAGCGCGCCGGCGCGCCCGTGGAGGCGCGAAAGCCGCGCAGGTCGGGCGCCACGCCTCGCCAGCCGGCGGGCAACGCGTCGAGTTGCGGGGCCCACATCTGCGCGTGCAGGGGAAAGGCGTGCAGGAAGACGATCGGCGAGCCTTCCCCGACCTCGGTGACCGAGAGCATGGTGTCGCCGACGCGCACGTCCCGCAGGGCCATGTCGCCATTATCGGAGGATTCGGGATGCCGCCGTCAGCAGCCTGTATCATGGCGTCCGTGAGCCGGCACGTGTGGGCGCTCTGCCTCGTGGCCTGGCTCGGAGCGGCGCTGTGGCAGGCCAATCCGGTTCGCGTGGGGGATGGTCACGAGCACGTGGCCGTCGCGCTCAACCTCTCGCGGGGGCACGCGCCGTCGTTCGCGCCTGACCAACTGGCCTCCCTCGAGCGCGAGCTCCGGGCACTCGGTCCTTCGTTCGCCAATGCCTCCCTGGTCCATCCCGACCTCGTCGGCCGGGACGGACGTCAGGACGTGCCCCATTTCTGGCTGTACCCGCTGCTGGCGACACCAGGCGTCTGGACGGCGCGGACCGTTGGGGTGTCGCCGTTGTGGGGTTTCGTCGGCCTGCACGTCGTGCTGCTGCTCGCGCTCGGATGGCTGATCCTGTCGCGACCAGCGCCGGTGTGGACGTCGCTGCTCCTGCTCAGCCCGATCGTCTGGTGGATCGACAAGCCGTCGACCGACCTGCTGCTGGTCACCTGCCTCGCGGGCGCGCTGCTGCTGTGGCCGACGCGTCCGGGCGTGGCCATGGTGCTGCTCGGCGCCGGCGCCAGCCAGAACCCCGGCCTGATCCTGGTGGCCGCCCTGTTCGCGGCCTGGGGCTCCATCGAGCGACCGGCGCGGTTGATGTGCCGCCGCTGGCAGTCGGGGGTGCTGACCGCCGCCGCCCTGATTCTCATGCCGGCGGGCTACTACCTGTGGCGACTCGGACTGCCGTCGCCACTCACCGCATCGACGGCGACCCGCTGGCCGGGCATCTTCGACGCACTCTTCCCGATCACCGACGTGACGATGGGGTTGATGGTGCGCTATCCACCGTACGTGCTGGCCGTGGCGGTGGCCGCGGGGTGGCTGGCGCGGCGAGAACTGTCGCGCCTGCGTGATCCCTTCATCGCCACGACGGTGCTGGCCGCGCTGGCCCTGCTGTGGGCGGTCGGACAGCCGGTGAGCCAGAACCACGGCGGCAGCCCCGACCTCAGCCGCTACGCCCTGTGGCTGATGCCGCTGGCGCTGCCGCTCCTGCAACAGGCAGGCACGAGCACGCATCCCCTGCCGGCCCGCCTCGGCCTCGGGCTGGCCGTGCTGTCGGCG from Luteitalea sp. TBR-22 includes:
- a CDS encoding sodium:alanine symporter family protein codes for the protein MLTTLADLIQRAADALFVPWLLLLLFGTGLFLTIRYRFVQVRRVGEAFRAMLSSAESGAAGALSPFQAFMTALSGTIGTGNIAGVATAIVSGGPGALFWIWAYGFVATTIKFTEAVLGVTWREASGTTIRSGPMYALRDGLKQPWLASTYALVAGVAAITTTPFTQPNSIAVVLQSQLAIPTWASGVAVGLLVWLVIVGGIGSIGKAAEKLAPLKVGLYLGGGLIVIVMFAGNIPAVLALVFREAFSLKATAGGALGIVVAMRYGLARGMYANEAGYGTASVAYGTARSRRPEQQGLQAVMEVAIVSFVTSTISAMTILLTGAWQSGLTSSAAVASAFEAAMPGVGGYVVALCAFLFGYTTLIGWAFYGEQFFEYLLDRPVAHWYRWIYCVLIPFGAMSRVEVVWAWGDLMNALQIFPNIVGVIGLSGYAARVARGHRVEAAPDGPPPERTR
- a CDS encoding ribonuclease H-like domain-containing protein — its product is MASSSLSRLREIARGHVAGSAASPAPVRELTYAPVDDDGLPVDPRLAHPDGPDVGLDGARLVETAHGPTIVVEHLHEADRSHGRLRVEACGEVCNDETLTLLAGRPLGDRSRLVYFDLETTGLSGGAGMLAFLAGVGEWTPDGFRTTQFLLPSYAAERALLHALNAYLRDDAVLVTYNGRTFDVPVMELRGEMQRVPQVVCDIPHLDMLHAARRLWRASEEGDRSCRLTHLEESVLGVGRVGDVGGFEIPARYFQFVRGGPAALLEPVLLHNRLDLLSLAALTAHAQRLVRDGRESPPAGATAFGLGALYERGGWNEAAVACYRAAADDHWQTRDVRRASARALARLLRRLRRYEEAAGAWRLVLQLGGRPQVLREAREALAIHHEHRAGQLEEARRHAVAGIEEAIGRGEREQFSRRLERLERKLARGVPATTPLWND
- a CDS encoding SDR family NAD(P)-dependent oxidoreductase — translated: MDLGLAGQVAIVTGGSKGLGLASARALAAEGARVVICGRTRDTLDAAARELAAVAGTDEHVLAVQADVSKADDLQRLVEATAGRFGGVDVLVNNVGLGKGGGLLDTPDEVWQQAFDQTLYPAIRASRLVVPHMQARGGGVILLIASIWGRESGGRMTYNAVKAAEISLGKALAQQLAPSNIRVNSVAPGSILFEGGSWHQRQQADPVGIARFIETDLPFGRFGRADEVGDVVAFLASRRASWISGACITVDGCQSRSNI
- a CDS encoding alpha/beta fold hydrolase; this translates as MALRDVRVGDTMLSVTEVGEGSPIVFLHAFPLHAQMWAPQLDALPAGWRGVAPDLRGFRASTGAPARSVGDHAADVLALIASLDAGPVVLAGLSMGGYVAFECWRRHPAAIRGLVLADTRADADSDEARARRVAMQGLARTSGTGAVIDAMLPGLLGATTQTDEPHLAHEVRRWATETPGSAVADALEALRTRPDSRPTLATIAVPTLVLVGAEDVLTPPAVARVIADGIAGATLVEIPRAGHLSNVEHPAAFNGALQRWLATLRRGASTL
- a CDS encoding DUF547 domain-containing protein, with the translated sequence MPSTSSRPRLFHLAVVAIALAGTLLPRAWAPAAAQTVTPPDVGMHASLDVILDTYVREGLVYYRALRAERGRLDGYVSNLDVPQAAFEGWSKAERAAFWLNAYNALVLRTVVNAYPIKGSAAQYPPDSIMHVPGAFTARRHRVGGRLLSLEDIEKQVLPTFDDPRMYFALGRGSLGGGRLRSEAFTARRLEDQLGAVAAECVQRNECFRYDPGSDRIEISPIFGWRQAEFTRAWTGDAATFSRRSPLELAVLQMVVPHVLPTERRGLTRNTFTLAYSSYDWRLNDLTDGGPR
- a CDS encoding DEAD/DEAH box helicase; translation: MSGTLARLSGNKDQALQEALGHLAPDTRVAPTLPAESTPGTHVQVGGDKVVTAVRHIPAQPARYAPWPEGVAPALIEALAARGIDEPYTHQAEAMGHALAGRHVVVVTPTASGKTLCYNGAVLSTVLREPGARALYLFPTKALAQDQLAELQGLAQIVGAAAQRDIGVFTYDGDTPADARRAIRARANVVLSNPDMLHAGVLPHHPRWARLFENLRYIVVDELHAYRGVFGSHLANVLRRLQRICRHYGSNPTFICTSATIANPKALAEQLTEQPFELVSESGAPRGEKFFVLLNPPVVNQALGIRRSYLSEARRVALEFLRRNLQLIVFAQSRLATEILTTYLKDAFQGPPGATEAVRGYRGGYLPLRRREIERGLREGDVRAVVSTNALELGIDIGALDVCVMAGYPGTIASTWQRAGRAGRRSGRSAAVMVASSAPLDQFIVRHPTYFFDASPEHALINPENLHVLLNHVKCAAFELPFQDGERFGRTTVSTDEVLQVLGEEGFVHLADGQWNWTHESYPADAISLRAITSDNFVIVDITEGSRVIGETDYTSALSTLHEKAIYILEGALFQVEKLDIEGRKAYVRSVECDYYTDAITYTKVNVLEEAETSLGEITGGSPQSAVGSEQALAEGGSEGDPAAAGSPAAADASDALLPQPNRAGRSHGDVHVVSRVVGFKKIRFYTNENVGSGDLDLPEQQMHTTSYWLTVPRAVLLEMPWAPDDRRDGVAGLAHAMKSIAQLLLMCDQRDIGVSIDTGTGEAGVGGRPSAPATGDADAHVFLYDNYPGGIGFSAPLFRMHDALLAQAQQLIASCPCEVGCPSCVGPVGDIGPRAKRVALDLLARLQSPSAGPAADEVPF